One genomic window of Halogeometricum sp. S3BR5-2 includes the following:
- a CDS encoding DUF5820 family protein has product MSDDAADDPETPESAPAGWTVWNDEPGGRRILAFRPDVFNEGNFHAAYLPTVFVWNGSRANRPGASQVRTETWHAVLRLEPDVEGPVEEFDTREAAVDGGDELARRFADGEIEYRGLYQVPPEAYLDRLDELTGRGDAAEREHEADGSDGGPADE; this is encoded by the coding sequence ATGAGCGACGACGCGGCCGACGACCCGGAGACGCCGGAATCGGCGCCTGCGGGGTGGACGGTGTGGAACGACGAACCCGGCGGCCGGCGCATCCTCGCGTTCCGACCGGACGTGTTCAACGAGGGCAACTTCCACGCGGCGTATTTGCCGACCGTGTTCGTCTGGAACGGGTCGCGGGCGAACCGGCCGGGCGCCTCGCAGGTCCGGACGGAGACGTGGCACGCCGTGCTCCGACTGGAACCGGACGTGGAGGGACCAGTCGAGGAGTTCGACACGCGCGAGGCGGCCGTCGACGGCGGAGACGAACTCGCGCGGCGGTTCGCCGACGGCGAAATAGAGTACCGGGGGCTGTATCAGGTTCCGCCGGAGGCGTACCTCGACAGACTGGACGAACTCACCGGCCGCGGCGACGCGGCCGAGAGGGAACACGAGGCCGACGGGAGCGACGGCGGCCCCGCCGACGAGTAA
- a CDS encoding UPF0179 family protein: MTTVTLIGDRLAEPGTQFVYRGPSSGCEGCPYRKQCLNLESGVRYEVTDVRENAQLLDCAVHDTGVRAVEVEPAPVVANVPAKGAYAGSKSSLAGPCPHTECPSHEYCVPEGAEFDREYRISEVRGDPPHEFCYLDRDLTLVEFAPEGE, translated from the coding sequence ATGACCACCGTCACCCTCATCGGCGACCGACTCGCGGAACCCGGCACGCAGTTCGTCTACCGCGGTCCTTCCTCCGGATGCGAAGGCTGTCCATACCGGAAGCAGTGTCTCAACCTCGAATCGGGCGTCCGCTACGAGGTGACCGACGTCCGGGAGAACGCGCAGTTGCTCGACTGCGCCGTCCACGACACGGGCGTCCGGGCGGTGGAGGTCGAACCGGCGCCCGTCGTCGCCAACGTGCCGGCGAAGGGCGCCTACGCGGGGAGCAAGTCGAGTCTCGCGGGGCCGTGCCCGCACACCGAATGTCCGAGTCACGAGTACTGCGTCCCAGAGGGCGCGGAGTTCGACCGCGAGTACCGCATCAGCGAGGTACGCGGGGACCCGCCGCACGAGTTCTGCTACCTCGACCGGGACCTGACTTTAGTGGAGTTCGCGCCGGAGGGCGAGTAG
- a CDS encoding succinylglutamate desuccinylase/aspartoacylase domain-containing protein, with the protein MRIYELGEGTPEVAVIGSIHGDEPCGARAVERFVAAEPAVERPVKLIVANEEALDAGVRYLDEDLNRAFPGDANADSHEGRLAADLVREVRGCTTLALHSTQSYAKPFALVGDVDAVSRSICPHLPIDELVETGDFAGGRLIDHAHTVEVECGLQGSADAEENAYWVIRSFLAATGVVSAPVDDEESPITLGTREDDRVTVYRMLERIPKEPAETYEVFVNNFELVEEGDRFAAADDRTFTADRPFYPVLLSAYGYEDVFGYAADRIGTLD; encoded by the coding sequence ATGCGAATATACGAACTCGGGGAGGGTACCCCCGAAGTCGCCGTCATCGGCTCTATCCACGGCGACGAACCCTGCGGTGCGCGCGCCGTCGAGCGGTTCGTCGCCGCGGAACCGGCGGTCGAACGCCCCGTGAAACTCATCGTCGCCAACGAGGAGGCTCTCGACGCCGGCGTTCGATACCTCGACGAGGACCTCAACCGCGCGTTCCCGGGCGACGCGAACGCCGACAGCCACGAGGGCCGCCTCGCGGCCGACTTGGTCCGCGAGGTCCGCGGATGCACGACGCTCGCGCTTCACTCCACGCAGTCGTACGCCAAGCCGTTCGCCCTCGTCGGCGACGTCGACGCCGTCTCCCGGTCCATCTGCCCGCACCTCCCTATCGACGAACTCGTCGAGACGGGCGACTTCGCCGGCGGCCGCCTCATCGACCACGCCCACACCGTCGAAGTCGAGTGCGGGCTTCAGGGCTCGGCGGACGCCGAGGAGAACGCCTACTGGGTCATCCGGTCGTTCCTCGCCGCCACGGGCGTCGTCTCCGCGCCCGTCGACGACGAGGAGTCGCCGATCACCCTGGGCACGCGCGAGGACGACCGAGTGACGGTGTACCGGATGCTCGAACGCATCCCGAAGGAACCCGCCGAGACGTACGAGGTGTTCGTGAACAACTTCGAACTCGTCGAGGAGGGCGACCGCTTCGCCGCCGCGGACGACCGGACGTTCACCGCCGACAGACCGTTTTACCCGGTTCTCCTCTCGGCGTACGGCTACGAGGACGTGTTCGGCTACGCCGCCGACAGAATCGGCACGCTCGACTGA
- a CDS encoding DUF309 domain-containing protein, whose protein sequence is MDDHTRDPSVAPPLGDPSGWRAERREWEHATLRRATEHGVRLFNAADFHESHDCFEVEWYNYGRGTTESAFLHGMVQVAAGAYKHFDFEDDGGMRSLFETALNYLRGTPSDFYGVDVDDVRETLRAALDDPAVLHGWQIELDGERTAAYPADYEYAEELDH, encoded by the coding sequence ATGGACGACCACACCCGCGACCCGAGCGTCGCGCCTCCGCTCGGCGACCCGTCGGGGTGGCGGGCCGAGCGCCGCGAGTGGGAGCACGCGACGCTCCGCCGCGCCACCGAACACGGCGTGCGACTGTTCAACGCGGCCGACTTCCACGAGTCGCACGACTGCTTCGAGGTCGAGTGGTACAACTACGGGAGGGGGACGACGGAGAGCGCCTTCCTCCACGGGATGGTGCAGGTGGCCGCCGGCGCGTACAAGCACTTCGACTTCGAGGACGACGGCGGCATGCGCTCGCTGTTCGAGACGGCGCTGAACTACCTGCGAGGGACGCCCTCGGACTTCTACGGCGTCGACGTCGACGACGTCCGCGAGACGCTCCGGGCGGCGCTCGACGACCCGGCGGTGCTGCACGGCTGGCAGATAGAACTGGACGGCGAACGGACGGCGGCCTACCCCGCCGACTACGAGTACGCCGAGGAGTTGGACCACTAA
- a CDS encoding RNA ligase partner protein encodes MADHSPKQRFVLDTSLFLSEEIRTEGETLEAALYRLLDAIARAKLRLDISCYMAPSVHAELIGILHERGIDGEIETQLNTWVIKKHPARYEVMVPAAVVHEFVHEMSDRVNRGLRVSEEAVRRAGEDGEDPERVVSDLRTEYRTELRKGVLDSGEDFDLLILARELDAGVVTEDTGIVDWAEDFGLRYLRGRDFLPLLDAYLSGTGRDDPLD; translated from the coding sequence ATGGCCGACCATTCGCCCAAGCAGCGGTTCGTCCTCGACACCTCGCTGTTCCTCTCCGAGGAGATACGGACCGAGGGGGAGACGCTGGAGGCCGCCCTGTACCGACTGCTCGACGCCATCGCGCGGGCGAAACTCCGACTGGATATCTCCTGCTACATGGCGCCGTCGGTGCACGCCGAACTGATCGGCATCCTGCACGAGAGGGGCATCGACGGGGAGATAGAGACGCAGTTGAACACGTGGGTGATCAAGAAACACCCCGCGCGTTACGAGGTGATGGTCCCCGCGGCCGTCGTTCACGAGTTCGTCCACGAGATGTCCGACCGGGTGAACCGCGGCCTGCGCGTCTCCGAGGAGGCGGTCAGGCGCGCGGGCGAGGACGGCGAGGACCCCGAACGAGTCGTCTCGGACCTGCGCACCGAGTACCGAACGGAACTCCGGAAGGGCGTCCTCGATTCGGGGGAGGACTTCGACCTCCTCATCCTCGCGCGGGAACTCGACGCCGGCGTCGTCACCGAGGACACCGGCATCGTCGACTGGGCGGAGGACTTCGGTCTCCGGTACCTCCGCGGCCGGGATTTCCTCCCCCTCCTCGACGCTTACCTCTCGGGAACGGGGCGGGACGACCCGCTGGATTAA
- a CDS encoding Lrp/AsnC family transcriptional regulator translates to MELDETDRAILRILQADARTPFSEIARRIDMSSATVHDRVGRLEDAGVIEGYHAKVDPRKVGYGTSALVGLRVEQGREENALERLREIDGVTEVHLTTGEWDVMLRVYAEDTDALRDLMFDEVAEMEGFARSQTMVILGTDFEDPSLPV, encoded by the coding sequence ATGGAACTCGACGAGACCGACCGCGCCATCCTCCGAATCCTGCAGGCGGACGCCCGGACGCCGTTCAGCGAGATAGCGCGGCGCATCGACATGTCGAGCGCGACGGTCCACGACCGGGTCGGTCGGTTGGAGGACGCGGGGGTCATCGAGGGCTACCACGCGAAGGTGGACCCGCGGAAGGTCGGCTACGGCACGTCGGCGCTCGTCGGACTCCGCGTCGAGCAGGGTCGCGAGGAGAACGCCCTCGAACGCCTGCGGGAGATAGACGGCGTCACGGAGGTCCACCTCACGACCGGCGAGTGGGACGTGATGCTCCGCGTGTACGCCGAGGACACCGACGCGCTCCGCGACCTCATGTTCGACGAAGTCGCCGAGATGGAGGGGTTCGCCCGGTCGCAGACGATGGTCATCCTCGGGACGGACTTCGAGGACCCGTCGCTGCCGGTGTAG